The following proteins are encoded in a genomic region of Thermococcus henrietii:
- a CDS encoding DUF1616 domain-containing protein has translation MDVLIAAFPDSLARKALGLAFVLFFPGYAFVTALFPERKELDNLERLALSFGLSIAIVPLIGLALNYTPWGIRLKPILVSLTLFNIIFALAAVYRRKNAIEPWIPWITPEDIKRELEWEEASRLDKALTVILIIAIVTSVGVLAYVVTHPKPGEAFTEFYILGPNGKASDYPTNLTVGQNATVIIGIVNHEHRNVTYYVQIWLVNLTWDNRTNTTIIHEMYPMPGWFNVTLPPVPVKLEGNWTPEFEKRYTFRIDRPGRWQLWFLLFKDRQPKLPPAPRDGNYAETPAKELILKAVNGTIQSLKLNIYVHK, from the coding sequence GGGCTACGCCTTCGTAACGGCCCTCTTCCCCGAGAGGAAGGAGCTTGACAACCTCGAGAGGCTGGCGCTGAGCTTCGGTCTCAGCATAGCGATAGTCCCCCTCATAGGCCTCGCCCTCAACTACACTCCCTGGGGGATAAGGCTCAAGCCAATCCTCGTCAGCCTGACCCTCTTCAACATAATCTTCGCCCTCGCGGCGGTTTACAGGAGGAAGAACGCAATCGAGCCCTGGATTCCCTGGATAACCCCTGAGGACATTAAGAGGGAGCTCGAGTGGGAGGAGGCGAGCAGGCTCGACAAAGCGCTCACCGTGATTCTGATAATCGCAATCGTGACCTCCGTGGGAGTCTTGGCCTACGTCGTGACCCATCCGAAGCCCGGAGAAGCTTTCACAGAGTTCTACATCCTCGGCCCGAACGGCAAGGCGAGCGACTACCCCACCAACCTGACAGTCGGACAGAACGCAACAGTCATAATAGGAATCGTAAACCACGAACACAGGAACGTCACCTACTACGTCCAGATTTGGCTCGTGAACTTAACCTGGGACAACAGGACGAACACGACGATAATCCACGAGATGTACCCCATGCCCGGCTGGTTCAACGTCACCCTTCCACCGGTTCCGGTGAAGCTCGAGGGCAACTGGACGCCCGAGTTCGAGAAGAGGTACACCTTCAGGATAGACAGGCCGGGCAGGTGGCAGCTCTGGTTCCTCCTGTTCAAGGACCGCCAGCCAAAACTCCCGCCGGCGCCGCGGGACGGAAACTACGCCGAAACACCGGCAAAGGAGCTCATCCTGAAGGCCGTCAACGGAACAATACAGAGTCTTAAGCTCAATATCTACGTTCATAAGTGA
- a CDS encoding HAD-IIA family hydrolase yields MIGIVFDMDGVLYRGNRPIEGSREVIKYLKEKGIPFVFLTNNSTKTPEAYRQKLLSMGIDVPAERIVPSGLATRLYMAKHLKPGKVFVIGGEGLHEEMKRLGWGVVSIGECREGKWKEIEHVVVGLDPELTYEKLKYGTLAIRNGASFIGTNPDTTYPAEEGLYPGAGAIIASLKASSEREPLIIGKPNEPAYEVVMEKLGPVDEVWMVGDRLDTDIAFAKRFGMKAIMVLTGVSTLEDVERSEIKPDLVLPSVRELLDYLRVVE; encoded by the coding sequence ATGATTGGAATAGTGTTCGACATGGACGGCGTCCTCTACCGCGGAAACCGACCAATTGAGGGTTCGCGGGAGGTAATCAAATACCTGAAGGAAAAGGGGATTCCCTTCGTATTTCTCACCAACAACTCAACGAAAACACCGGAGGCCTACCGGCAGAAGCTCCTCTCGATGGGTATAGACGTCCCGGCGGAGAGAATAGTCCCCTCTGGCCTCGCCACGAGACTCTACATGGCAAAGCACCTCAAACCGGGGAAGGTTTTCGTCATCGGGGGGGAGGGCCTCCACGAGGAGATGAAAAGGCTCGGCTGGGGCGTTGTAAGCATCGGGGAGTGCAGGGAAGGGAAATGGAAGGAAATCGAGCACGTTGTGGTTGGCCTTGACCCCGAGCTAACCTACGAGAAGCTCAAGTACGGGACGCTGGCGATAAGGAACGGGGCGAGCTTTATCGGAACGAACCCCGACACCACGTACCCGGCGGAGGAGGGACTCTACCCCGGGGCGGGGGCGATAATAGCGTCGCTGAAGGCTTCAAGTGAGAGGGAGCCCCTAATCATAGGAAAGCCCAACGAACCGGCCTATGAAGTAGTGATGGAAAAGCTCGGGCCAGTTGACGAGGTATGGATGGTCGGGGACAGGCTTGACACAGACATTGCCTTCGCGAAGCGCTTCGGCATGAAGGCGATAATGGTTCTCACAGGCGTGAGCACATTAGAGGACGTCGAGCGGAGCGAGATTAAGCCGGACCTCGTCCTGCCGAGCGTAAGGGAACTCCTGGACTACCTGAGGGTTGTGGAATGA
- a CDS encoding TasA family protein, which yields MKRSLLVATLFCLLLVAGVSRSLFTDSALSKGNRITSGELSVTISRDGKRFYHSLKLFELKNLVPGDARRVGFYVKNGGTVAIGRLTLTLTVRDYEVKMSNAEKDVDSTPKVGELGKWLVLKTISVNGKSVLVNKTLDDLNGRAITLPVKLKPGEKARVEMNLELPKKAGNECQTDGIEVTLRLDASQ from the coding sequence ATGAAACGCTCACTGTTAGTTGCCACGTTGTTCTGTCTGCTCCTCGTCGCGGGCGTCTCCCGCTCCCTCTTTACGGACTCGGCGCTCTCAAAGGGAAACAGGATAACGAGCGGGGAGCTGAGCGTTACCATAAGCAGGGACGGGAAGCGCTTCTACCACAGCCTGAAGCTCTTCGAGCTCAAGAACCTCGTCCCCGGCGACGCCAGAAGGGTCGGCTTCTACGTGAAGAACGGAGGCACCGTGGCCATAGGGCGACTGACCCTGACCCTCACGGTAAGGGATTACGAGGTCAAAATGTCCAATGCCGAGAAGGACGTCGATTCAACGCCCAAGGTCGGAGAGCTTGGAAAGTGGCTGGTTCTGAAAACAATCAGCGTGAACGGGAAGTCCGTGCTCGTGAACAAAACCCTCGACGACCTCAACGGTAGGGCAATCACCCTGCCGGTAAAGCTCAAGCCAGGGGAGAAGGCAAGGGTCGAGATGAACCTGGAACTGCCGAAAAAGGCCGGCAACGAGTGTCAGACCGACGGGATAGAGGTGACGCTGAGGCTCGACGCGAGCCAGTGA
- a CDS encoding ferritin family protein gives MKARELIERLIWQENELYNLYKLGETYALFERPELRDTFALIAEEELRHRKTLAGLLNEGTLENLIIDYMDELSIEPVLSDERAKPESFEELVVEAVLREKHAYEMYSKLAKLLGEPFSDLFLHLAREELTHAYRLKLMYESL, from the coding sequence ATGAAGGCAAGGGAGCTGATAGAGAGGCTAATCTGGCAGGAAAACGAGCTCTACAACCTCTACAAGCTAGGGGAAACGTACGCGCTCTTTGAGAGGCCGGAACTGAGGGACACCTTCGCGCTCATAGCCGAGGAGGAACTCAGACACCGTAAAACCCTCGCTGGACTCCTAAACGAAGGGACCCTCGAAAACCTAATCATCGACTACATGGACGAACTGTCAATAGAACCTGTCCTGAGCGATGAGAGGGCCAAACCAGAGAGCTTCGAGGAGCTCGTGGTCGAAGCCGTCCTGAGGGAAAAGCACGCCTACGAAATGTACTCAAAGCTCGCGAAGCTCCTGGGTGAGCCCTTCAGCGACCTCTTTCTCCACCTCGCGAGAGAAGAACTAACCCACGCGTACAGGTTGAAGCTGATGTACGAGTCCCTCTAA